A window from Vigna angularis cultivar LongXiaoDou No.4 chromosome 7, ASM1680809v1, whole genome shotgun sequence encodes these proteins:
- the LOC108337274 gene encoding probable receptor-like protein kinase At1g11050 produces MDKQVVLLSLLIFFFTVSISGVSSTTCPMDLSYVETFPWDASSCRDPVVDKEHCCQALLSVIGMGLAEHLKNTSYFQLPDENTSSICLSDFQTKVSALSINSSLVPYCFPRASDFVTNASTCAGIITVDDWKSKVGMISPLDTSCNGDMSDQTRCSLCTDAGLKVTSHLNSLDPNGTKCFYFTVLYASAIVNQYGPTNLGTAGCILGLPLSVKGSSNRKQELKLVFGLVGAVTGVVLGFVLILVYRKWDKRRKEDKYHRSVENGVRNSVLPNTGAKWFRISELERATGKFSQRNMVGQGGDGVVYKGTLSDGTVVAVKEIFDLETKGDEDFCYEVEIISKIKHRNLLPLRGCCISSDNLKGKRRFLVYDFMPNGSLSYQLSVSGANRLTWPQRKNIILDVAKGLAYLHYEIKPPIYHRDIKATNILLDSKMKAKVSDFGLAKQGNDGQSHLTTRVAGTYGYLAPEYALYGQLTEKSDVYSFGIVILEIMSGRKVLDTMNSSVVLITDWAWTLAKSGNVEDIFDQSIKEEGPEKIMERFVLVGILCAHAMVALRPTIAEALKMLEGDIDIPQLPDRPVPLGQEAFHSSLQHGLQTSVGSSSYFSSYLASYSSSTRTT; encoded by the coding sequence ATGGATAAGCAAGTGGTTCTTCTTTCTctccttattttcttcttcactGTTTCCATATCTGGTGTTTCATCCACCACATGCCCCATGGATCTCAGCTACGTTGAGACCTTTCCCTGGGATGCTTCATCTTGCAGAGACCCTGTTGTTGATAAGGAGCACTGTTGTCAAGCTTTGCTCAGTGTAATTGGCATGGGGTTGGCCGAACACCTCAAAAACACTTCCTACTTTCAACTTCCTGATGAAAACACTTCCTCCATCTGCTTGTCAGATTTTCAGACCAAAGTCTCAGCCTTGTCAATTAACTCCTCTTTGGTCCCTTATTGTTTTCCTAGAGCTTCTGACTTTGTTACCAACGCTTCCACTTGTGCAGGAATCATAACTGTAGATGATTGGAAGAGTAAAGTGGGTATGATTAGCCCCTTGGACACTTCTTGCAATGGGGACATGAGTGATCAAACCCGTTGCAGCCTTTGTACTGATGCTGGTCTCAAAGTGACTTCCCACCTCAATAGTTTAGACCCAAATGGCACAAAGTGCTTTTACTTCACAGTTTTGTATGCCTCGGCTATTGTTAATCAATACGGTCCTACAAATTTGGGCACCGCTGGTTGCATACTGGGCTTGCCGCTGTCTGTGAAAGGTTCATCGAATAGAAAACAAGAGCTGAAACTTGTTTTTGGGTTGGTGGGTGCTGTTACTGGTGTTGTGCTTGGTTTTGTGTTGATTTTGGTGTACAGAAAGTGGGATAAGAGAAGGAAGGAAGATAAGTATCACAGGTCGGTTGAAAACGGTGTGAGGAACAGTGTTTTGCCTAATACTGGTGCGAAATGGTTTCGCATATCGGAGCTTGAGCGAGCCACTGGTAAATTTTCTCAGAGGAATATGGTTGGCCAAGGTGGTGATGGGGTTGTGTACAAAGGGACTCTTTCAGATGGCACTGTGGTTGCGGTAAAGGAAATTTTTGATTTGGAGACAAAAGGGGATGAAGATTTCTGCTACGAAGTGGAGATCATAAGCAAAATAAAGCACAGgaatcttcttcctcttcgGGGCTGTTGCATTTCAAGTGATAATTTGAAAGGCAAGAGAAGGTTTCTGGTTTATGATTTCATGCCAAATGGCAGCCTCAGTTACCAGTTATCAGTTTCTGGTGCTAATAGGCTAACATGGCCACAAAGGAAGAACATAATCCTTGATGTGGCTAAGGGGCTTGCTTATTTGCATTATGAGATCAAACCCCCAATTTATCACCGTGACATAAAGGCTACCAACATACTTTTGGATTCAAAAATGAAAGCAAAAGTGTCAGATTTTGGGTTGGCGAAGCAAGGGAATGATGGCCAGTCTCATCTCACAACAAGAGTTGCTGGCACATATGGTTATTTGGCACCAGAGTATGCTCTTTATGGGCAACTGACAGAGAAGAGTGATGTGTACAGTTTTGGCATTGTGATTCTTGAGATCATGAGTGGAAGAAAAGTGCTTGATACCATGAATTCATCGGTTGTTTTGATCACGGATTGGGCATGGACACTGGCAAAATCAGGGAACGTGGAAGACATTTTTGACCAGTCAATAAAGGAAGAGGGACCAGAGAAGATCATGGAAAGGTTTGTTCTTGTGGGAATACTCTGTGCTCATGCGATGGTGGCTTTAAGACCTACCATTGCTGAGGCCCTTAAGATG